A stretch of Geotrypetes seraphini chromosome 2, aGeoSer1.1, whole genome shotgun sequence DNA encodes these proteins:
- the IL6 gene encoding interleukin-6, with the protein MEVLLQNNLDLPKIREEDGCFRSAFKREKCLKKISSGLKEFKKYLVAVERTFATEGELSVSLQRKTEYLAVMVKLQMKNPSSVPVTDEEAFTNYFLPKNPWLKKVVTRLILRDFTLFIEKTIRAIRFLSTRRNLDI; encoded by the exons ATGGAAGTACTTTTACAAAACAATCTGGACCTCCCAAAGATTAGAGAGGAAGATGGATGTTTCCGATCTGCGTTTAAACGG GAGAAATGCTTGAAAAAGATCTCCAGTGGTCTTAAGGAGTTCAAGAAATACCTTGTCGCTGTGGAGCGCACATTCGCTACTGAAGGGGAACTATCTGTATCCTTACAGCGCAAAACAGAGTATCTAGCAGTGATGGTAAAGCTGCAG ATGAAAAATCCCAGTTCAGTGCCTGTGACAGATGAAGAGGCGTTTACGAATTATTTCCTACCAAAAAATCCCTGGCTGAAGAAAGTCGTCACTCGCCTCATCCTGCGAGACTTCACTCTCTTCATAGAGAAAACCATCAGGGCCATCCGCTTTCTCAGCACAAGGAGAAATCTTGATATATGA